One stretch of Microplitis mediator isolate UGA2020A chromosome 9, iyMicMedi2.1, whole genome shotgun sequence DNA includes these proteins:
- the LOC130674694 gene encoding protein DPCD: MSDYLDVIKSAKKTSIIQDGKRKVHFLLSDGREFVEEYNLNDNVLSRRAWRTKNKLGRDEGWSVEIGDPELKKRNSFDIGIQENQNNPFVTRKMTKLCLEWRIRNLPYSKDTYTVHVNDKKNKIIVKTSNKKYYKEIDVPDLERINLKLEQDRVSFDHKFNTLIINYQKPPALLEMEKKIMNEVLALRTVKEGDVQCPTS, translated from the exons atgtcggaTTACTTGGATGTTATTAAATCAGCTAAAAAAACTTCAATAATACAAGACG GAAAAAGAAAAGTACATTTTCTATTGTCTGATGGTAGAGAATTCGTCGAGGAATACAATTTGAATGATAATGTTCTTAGTAGACGTGCGTggagaacaaaaaataaacttgGACGTGATGAAGGTTGGTCCGTTGAAATTGGAGACCCAGAGCTAAAAAAACGTAATAGTTTTGATATCGGTATTcaagaaaatcaaaataat ccgtTTGTAACGAGAAAAATGACAAAACTATGTCTAGAATGGCGTATAAGAAACTTACCTTACTCGAAAGATACATATACTGTTCATgttaacgataaaaaaaataaaataattgttaaaacgtcaaataaaaaatattataaagaaaTAGACGTTCCCGATTTAGAGAGGATTAATCTAAAACTTGAACAAGATCGTGTCAGCTTTGATCATAAATTCAATACATTGATTATTAAt tatcaAAAACCACCAGCATTATtagagatggaaaaaaaaattatgaatgaaGTTTTGGCTCTAAGAACTGTAAAAGAAGGCGATGTTCAATGTCCAACTAGTTAA
- the LOC130674922 gene encoding succinate dehydrogenase assembly factor 2, mitochondrial-like → MNHVFKNFNQLVRPSLRIVGVRCNSDIHHPEGHEPAIPSYVPRPNEDIKLKKARLLYQSRKRGMLENGLVLSTFAKKYLETFNDKQLALYDQLINLPSNDWDLFYWAIGLKPTPVEFNHEIMDLLKAHVRNDDRQSRIVQPDLY, encoded by the exons atgaatcacgtcttcaaaaatttcaatcaattG GTTAGACCATCACTAAGAATAGTGGGAGTAAGATGTAATTCTGATATTCATCATCCTGAGGGACATGAACCAGCAATTCCAAGCTACGTTCCTCGTCCTAATGAAGATATCAAGTTGAAAAAAGCTAG gcTACTGTATCAATCTCGTAAACGAGGAATGTTGGAAAATGGTCTCGTATTGAGTacatttgcaaaaaaatacttgGAAACTTTTAACGACAAACAACTCGCTCTTTATGatcaattgataaatttacctTCTAATGATTGGGATTTATTCTACTGGGCAATAGGACTCAAACCAACACCAGTTGAATTCAATCACGAGATAATGGATTTACTCAAAGCACATGTGCGAAATGATGATCGACAATCACGAATCGTTCAGCCTGATTTGTATTAA